The following proteins are co-located in the Leptospira weilii genome:
- a CDS encoding lipoprotein LipL36, whose protein sequence is MKKNIMKFAAVAALTVALSACKKSESDDDTITLALLYLVDQTSGNCVTLSKNDAAHAGGGAGDGKPTYTATGSTRPKAACAASFNTVFIINNVEAVASSVKAAYQAAKDKSDTAGANCAAVSTSLQTAIDAVTSLKVEQTLAAGGGFCSNAGTGWNLNLLVAGGSIVSVDPNSEYFGKTVLACPSEQAKEKQIALLNTLNFSTIAGSVATDMATNLTFKQKTAAVTASNYKWTSDAASKGRLINVSELTTVGKSGAALVAFGAAGQIIQANPANAIGTATRACAKDLLSKESETAQNIAFALHDQAAGFNGAITGGVIDSIITTAQAESVKEVLFTSIQCKYGDFDEEAAGNKTTVGTETNVKNIGTCPTNYPKY, encoded by the coding sequence ATGAAGAAAAACATAATGAAATTTGCCGCAGTAGCCGCTTTAACGGTTGCACTGTCGGCTTGTAAAAAAAGTGAAAGCGATGACGACACAATCACGTTAGCATTGTTGTATTTAGTGGATCAAACCAGTGGAAACTGCGTAACTCTTTCTAAAAACGATGCCGCACATGCTGGTGGAGGAGCCGGAGACGGAAAACCTACTTATACGGCAACTGGTAGTACAAGACCAAAAGCGGCTTGTGCAGCTTCTTTTAACACAGTTTTTATAATAAACAATGTAGAAGCTGTTGCAAGTTCGGTTAAGGCCGCTTATCAGGCAGCTAAGGATAAATCAGACACTGCAGGTGCCAATTGTGCAGCTGTTAGCACAAGTCTTCAAACAGCGATTGATGCTGTAACATCTCTTAAAGTGGAACAAACTCTTGCAGCTGGTGGTGGTTTTTGTTCGAACGCGGGTACGGGTTGGAATCTTAACTTACTAGTTGCTGGTGGGAGTATAGTGAGCGTGGATCCTAATTCTGAATATTTTGGAAAAACTGTTTTGGCATGTCCTTCTGAACAAGCAAAAGAAAAACAGATAGCTCTTTTGAATACTCTGAATTTTTCAACCATTGCTGGATCAGTCGCAACGGATATGGCAACCAATCTTACTTTTAAGCAAAAAACCGCTGCGGTTACTGCATCGAATTATAAGTGGACTTCGGATGCTGCTAGTAAAGGGCGTTTGATCAATGTGTCTGAGTTAACAACAGTAGGTAAATCAGGAGCAGCGTTGGTTGCTTTTGGAGCTGCTGGGCAAATAATTCAAGCAAATCCAGCAAACGCGATTGGAACAGCTACTCGAGCTTGCGCTAAGGATCTTTTATCCAAAGAAAGTGAAACAGCTCAGAATATTGCTTTTGCTCTTCATGATCAAGCTGCGGGATTTAATGGGGCGATAACTGGTGGAGTTATAGATAGTATCATTACTACGGCACAAGCAGAATCTGTCAAAGAGGTTCTCTTTACTTCCATCCAATGTAAATACGGTGATTTTGATGAAGAAGCGGCAGGTAACAAAACTACTGTCGGAACCGAAACGAACGTAAAAAATATCGGAACTTGCCCTACAAATTATCCTAAATACTAA
- a CDS encoding DNA-3-methyladenine glycosylase I — protein sequence MGQFLKRCDWVTKDPLYTHYHDKEWGIPVHDDRMLFEFLILEGAQAGLSWITILKKRENYRNAFDNFDPVKVAAYKEEKIRSLLREEGIVRNELKIRSAVINAQEFLNIQKEYGSFDEFIWSFVNHKTIYNSWKTIKEVPNSTPNSDKMSKELKKRGFKFVGSTICYAFMQATGMVMDHTTDCFRFVKKK from the coding sequence TTGGGACAATTTTTAAAACGTTGTGATTGGGTTACGAAAGACCCGCTCTATACTCATTATCACGACAAAGAATGGGGGATTCCCGTTCATGACGATCGAATGCTATTTGAATTTTTAATTTTAGAAGGCGCACAAGCAGGTCTTTCATGGATCACGATCTTGAAAAAAAGGGAAAATTATCGGAATGCTTTCGACAATTTCGATCCAGTAAAAGTTGCCGCGTATAAGGAAGAAAAAATTCGCTCTCTTCTTAGAGAAGAGGGGATCGTGCGCAACGAGCTAAAAATCAGGTCAGCTGTCATTAATGCACAAGAATTTTTGAATATTCAAAAAGAATATGGTTCTTTCGACGAATTCATTTGGAGTTTCGTGAATCACAAAACAATTTATAATTCATGGAAAACCATCAAAGAAGTTCCAAATAGTACCCCGAACTCGGATAAGATGAGCAAAGAACTCAAAAAGCGCGGTTTCAAATTCGTAGGCTCTACGATCTGCTATGCATTTATGCAAGCGACGGGCATGGTTATGGATCATACTACGGATTGTTTTCGTTTTGTTAAAAAAAAATAG